A genomic stretch from Meriones unguiculatus strain TT.TT164.6M chromosome 15, Bangor_MerUng_6.1, whole genome shotgun sequence includes:
- the Zdbf2 gene encoding DBF4-type zinc finger-containing protein 2 isoform X3 has translation MERFLQDVLRHHPYNYQDSRSAPNEAAANPESPEVIVLDDDSDEKDDDTAEGVGERDSEDSSSVEEIDYRPGPSQECAEAAVRPSVIQKLERGQQQSLELPRKVESGVKKANSVGVVQATTSGKKLVRPPVICNAPASSLPRGSFERPVAANNVPRLVLAVASDSFPACDTENLETYFDPPDQGSSNPSPQPNKDPEKKPLNINLDKLLAQRNLRDKGASFSPVVRVRELPASELCSVRAESSELGAGTAGNPSDDTPPAENREGAIPKRREASRSNMVHPQGETRLVINKPTLVKQKRSVISEVKLDRDSPHPTPGHSQGAVHDLSLLEEEEEEEEEEEEEEVDQEDDESYESRSSDTSFDCRSSCQSLSALSDLTTREISLSEETHADAQPGDEAPTVSGATSHNYSTSRQVATTHSQVITPNIQFISLVDESYESSGSEVNFDGNDSLPSTSHRPQQPVRASLPTQMPRRLVDSYGSGSSEPCEDSGSSADETPAAAAAAGQQKPLANAHALVDENYGSGSFSSDSDAVLDRPQMPVQERSPRDTAAQEEEQQPSSAEARLEHAASLEAVADVPQRETEEINLLTQNTSRGDMNCESHGSEMGFHADAQLEADQSPVNPEEVDLDLENQSVHSGISNLNSDSHASYQSANGQPQGAWGEVNLDELNVDMEVKSDGCSSSELTFDSDSPLLSVTERSLLDVEGINEDDFNLEDESCVSSSSDITFDSDIPDDSVADQPQVAVYEEEPVDLENKSNESCVSEITYDSDIPLHSGNDHPEVAVKEVIIQEEENVHLEGKNDSPSGSELCLDSNAPLHSVTNPEVAVKKIKPPKEEQVHIEQKENEPTDSELNSKPARSEEPIILRISKTRLNSHAPFQSVICKCEVVVKNACLQKEKQAESPSKSTESHSEVSSASTASPPVTEPYVGKKAKRKTKHLEEVKSDDEYGGSQPTFNSDVFPRLMTEKPQPAALKVGHADPKDESTELRGPEVNQNTAGCLDSVISQSQLPTEENPVELKDTNGKPSDTKASADAAGHFHSLPKQECDVITEMNEWKKEANVLEKKVSEPVYSKLIHDSNVSFHSAMDQLELALKQINLDSNDQTSLEDKSQDTCSETNLESNISVQSVVESPEVTVLEPEHVELEGRNDKSCDSEVSFDSSDSFQPEADGHSESGEKRSRKDEDCHLEGKRDEAQGFGNSCDSNVPQLLASQTEVVQETSHGKEHVDLEDKVVESSDSKVNFHSDEPLQSVTNTAQEPVQEINLLREHVSPNDNGCEPCGSGIVSVSNVIFCSVIQKPQRLQKECTSLKVKSSNHCGPEVRVDPRDSPEMPFDSSDPCQSVAGHLQKPVKEVNLKEDHIYLDDKSYKLVDCEPTYDSDDPVQFVTDPSVEDVSIKEVHLQKESHVDLENENFQPCYSEVTYNSGIHLQSEVDPPQVACKEADLEKKGLDIEDKCSESCEPEVLYDSDVSFQILVNQLQTSDGEADPPQVVFVDVVSSDSDCDREVISDANIPLHLGTEPPQMTVKESSEINPDSVGSAAVEKYYCKFCGCDYEAFQSLTNQSKESFKIINRKNDYIILGDSTCPSCGHELSFNVDVSDQPTTSQLQGPGRTYTVTENRSNGSNCLKRNYSFEDTTQPTTHQLQESGEDINLWKDPKNVAFQDSWEACSFAGDRAAYAVSVIRPTAVQDNTWTYLSVSPNSYGSELNFQYNSLFQSDTDGPYPAKRLRQRKRVTFDLRVTKYEYPPNPLYRRAEAGKVAKGGPNKLARGASRQVPPSYVGKRCSQMREDDVKTNTQDFQGHHSDCDGGSETQNVILGEEGKTTSSDLNQNNSTSIQYVEGQVGDTGDFSVTLGKPSDSLAEGHHPQHGHVAYQNQVGGVRCGTQARSGKKRKMTEDDDDEDSPKRKHFQYDSQKKKKAETETTELPAPQAQVLEPVQPDSLVYIFSSLSMKEDQSLNPPKTKRGSGSDLRFIYSCKEHTFSGPLRKKTVINAPQNLKVPDSDRHEVAPQNLKVPDSDRHEVAPQSLKVPDSDRHEVAPQNLKVPDSDRHEVAPQNLKVPDSDRHEVAPQNLKVPDSDRHEVAPQNLKAPDSDRHEVAPQNLKVPDSDRHEVAPQTLKVPDSDRHEVAPQTLKVPDSDRHEVVGTDLKRRDSRSNAGESGANRQNLASTSSVTMPKRSVFRLYGSSQSSFLRSSDVGAPEVIKTTFEQPPVKCDSAKKCLRSVGKGSFESKNEKKFWKKKMVVAASTACCIKNACKTMVLQKRSRLASEKLALWVQMKATDILRKYVSKCPRTMRRKHQSKTVLIRMQLRKKRIVARKIREAKRAAEALSSPAALPAVAQEEQSPPARPAEQPAPLPNASRVKSYRKTYCRRKKRPLPVREYDLRSLSATPSADRMVTRLASKSRSNEAK, from the exons ATGGAGCGCTTCTTGCAGGATGTCCTACGACACCACCCCTACAATTATCAAGACAGCAG ATCTGCACCAAATGAGGCAGCAGCAAATCCTGAGTCACCTGAAGTCATTGTTTTGGACGACGACTCTGATGAGAAAGATGATGACACTGCAGAAGGCGTTGGAGAGAGAGACTCCGAGGATTCGTCATCTGTCGAAGAGATAGATTACAGACCTGGTCCTTCCCAGGAGTGCGCAGAGGCAGCAGTTCGACCATCAGTTATTCAAAAATTGGAGCGGGGGCAGCAGCAGTCCTTGGAGTTGCCTCGTAAAGTTGAGAGTGGTGTGAAAAAAGCTAATTCAGTCGGTGTTGTTCAGGCTACAACTAGTGGAAAAAAGTTAGTGCGTCCCCCAGTGATATGTAATGCTCCTGCCAGCTCTTTGCCTAGAGGCTCTTTCGAGAGACCAGTTGCGGCTAACAATGTTCCTCGGTTAGTACTGGCAGTTGCTTCAGATTCCTTTCCAGCTTGTGACACAGAGAACCTTGAAACATACTTTGACCCCCCAGATCAGGGCTCTAGCAATCCATCACCTCAACCCAATAAAGATCCAGAAAAGAAacctttaaatataaatttagaCAAATTGCTTGCACAGAGAAATCTCAGAGATAAGGGTGCATCTTTTTCCCCTGTGGTACGAGTGCGTGAGCTACCAGCCTCTGAGCTTTGTTCTGTAAGAGCTGAGTCTTCTGAGTTAGGGGCAGGTACAGCAGGAAACCCGAGTGACGACACACCACCGGCAGAAAACCGTGAAGGTGCCATTCCGAAGCGTCGTGAGGCGTCTCGTTCAAATATGGTTCATCCCCAAGGAGAAACACGCTTGGTTATTAATAAGCCAACACTTGTGAAACAGAAGCGCTCAGTGATTTCTGAAGTGAAGCTAGATCGTGACTCTCCTCATCCGACACCTGGTCATTCCCAAGGTGCTGTACACGACTTAAGTcttttggaagaggaagaagaggaagaagaggaggaggaagaggaggaagttgACCAAGAAGATGATGAGAGCTATGAATCGAGAAGTTCTGATACGAGTTTTGATTGTCGGTCCTCTTGTCAGTCACTGAGTGCCCTGTCTGACCTGACCACCAGAGAAATAAGCTTGTCAGAAGAAACACATGCTGATGCACAGCCTGGGGATGAAGCACCCACTGTTTCTGGGGCAACTTCACATAACTACAGCACTTCTCGTCAGGTGGCTACCACCCATTCTCAAGTAATTACACCGAACATACAGTTCATCAGTCTGGTTGATGAAAGCTATGAGTCTAGTGGCTCTGAAGTGAATTTTGATGGTAATGACTCACTTCCATCAACTAGTCACCGTCCCCAACAGCCTGTGAGAGCAAGCCTCCCTACACAGATGCCCCGTCGCTTGGTTGACAGCTATGGAAGTGGCAGCTCTGAACCATGTGAAGATTCTGGGTCCTCCGCTGATGAGACTccggcagcggcagcagcagcaggacaacAAAAACCTCTGGCGAATGCCCATGCCCTGGTTGATGAGAACTACGGGTCAGGCAGCTTCAGTTCTGACAGCGATGCGGTCCTGGACCGTCCCCAAATGCCTGTTCAAGAAAGAAGCCCGAGAGACACAGCTGCCCAAGAGGAGGAACAGCAGCCCAGTAGTGCTGAAGCACGTCTTGAACATGCTGCTTCTCTGGAGGCAGTGGCTGATGTAccccagagagaaacagaagaaataaacctTCTGACCCAGAATACCAGCCGTGGGGATATGAACTGTGAGTCTCATGGTTCTGAAATGGGTTTTCATGCTGATGCTCAATTAGAGGCTGATCAATCTCCAGTAAATCCCGAGGAAGTAGATCTTGACCTAGAAAATCAGAGTGTTCACTCTGGCATTTCTAATCTAAATTCTGATTCCCATGCTTCTTATCAGTCAGCTAATGGTCAACCTCAAGGGGCTTGGGGAGAAGTAAATCTTGATGAGTTAAATGTCGACATGGAAGTTAAGAGCGATGGGTGCTCCAGTTCTGAGTTGACATTTGATTCCGATTCCCCTCTTCTGTCAGTTACTGAGCGGTCTCTGCTGGATGTTGAAGGAATAAACGAAGATGACTTTAACCTGGAAGATGAAAGCTGTGTGTCAAGTAGTTCTGACATAACTTTTGATTCTGATATTCCCGATGACTCAGTAGCTGACCAACCTCAAGTAGCTGTTTATGAGGAGGAACCTGTTGATCTGGAAAATAAGAGTAATGAATCTTGTGTTTCTGAAATAACATATGATTCTGATATTCCTCTTCATTCAGGAAATGATCACCCTGAAGTAGCTGTTAAAGAAGTAATCATTCAGGAAGAAGAAAACGTTCACTTAGAAGGGAAGAATGACAGTCCCAGTGGTTCTGAACTATGTTTGGATTCTAATGCCCCTCTTCATTCAGTGACTAATCCTGAAGTAGCTGTTAAAAAGATAAAACCCCCCAAAGAAGAGCAGGTACATATagaacaaaaggaaaatgaaCCTACTGATTCTGAACTAAACTCAAAGCCTGCACGCTCTGAAGAGCCCATTATCTTACGTATTTCTAAAACAAGATTGAATTCTCATGCCCCCTTTCAGTCAGTAATTTGTAAATGTGAAGTAGTTGTCAAAAATGcatgccttcaaaaagaaaaacaggctgaATCACCAAGTAAAAGTACAGAATCTCATTCTGAAGTAAGTTCAGCTTCTACTGCTTCTCCTCCAGTGACAGAACCTTATGTAGGtaagaaagcaaagagaaagacaaagcatCTTGAAGAAGTCAAGAGTGATGATGAATATGGTGGGTCTCAACCAACCTTCAATTCTGATGTTTTTCCTCGGTTAATGACTGAAAAACCTCAACCAGCTGCTTTGAAAGTGGGCCACGCTGACCCAAAAGATGAAAGTACTGAGCTTAGAGGACCTGAGGTAAATCAGAATACTGCTGGTTGTCTTGATTCAGTCATTAGCCAATCTCAGTTACCGACAGAGGAAAACCCTGTTGAACTGAAAGACACAAATGGCAAACCTAGTGATACTAAAGCAAGTGCTGATGCTGCCGGCCATTTTCACTCACTGCCTAAACAAGAGTGTGACGTGATTACAGAAATGAACGAGTGGAAAAAAGAGGCAAACGTCCTTGAAAAGAAGGTCAGTGAACCTGTTTATTCAAAATTAATACATGAttctaatgtttcttttcattctgCAATGGATCAACTTGAACTAGCtcttaaacaaataaatcttgatAGTAATGATCAAACGTCCTTGGAAGATAAAAGCCAAGATACCTGTTCTGAAACAAATTTGGAGTCTAATATCTCGGTTCAGTCAGTAGTTGAATCACCTGAAGTGACTGTTTTGGAGCCCGAACACGTTGAGCTAGAAGGTAGGAATGACAAGTCTTGTGATTCTGAAGTAAGCTTTGATTCTAGTGACTCTTTCCAGCCCGAGGCTGATGGGCATAGCGAAAGTGGTGAAAAGAGAAGTCGGAAGGATGAAGATTGTCACCTGGAAGGTAAGAGGGATGAAGCTCAGGGTTTTGGAAATTCGTGTGATTCCAATGTCCCCCAGCTACTGGCTAGCCAAACTGAAGTAGTTCAGGAGACCAGCCATGGGAAAGAACATGTAGATTTGGAAGATAAGGTTGTTGAATCTAGTGACTCAAAAGTAAACTTTCACTCTGATGAACCGCTTCAGTCTGTGACTAATACAGCCCAAGAGCCTGTTCAAGAAATAAACTTACTGAGGGAACATGTTAGTCCCAATGATAATGGCTGCGAGCCCTGTGGCTCTGGAATAGTTTCTGTTTCAAATGTCATTTTTTGCTCAGTGATTCAGAAACCACAACGTCTACAAAAAGAGTGTACCAGTTTGAAAGTAAAGAGCAGCAATCATTGTGGTCCTGAAGTTCGTGTTGATCCCCGTGACAGTCCTGAAATGCCTTTTGATTCCAGTGATCCATGTCAGTCAGTAGCAGGCCATCTTCAAAAACCTGTCAAAGAAGTGAACCTGAAGGAAGACCATATTTACCTAGACGACAAGAGCTACAAGCTAGTTGATTGTGAACCAACTTATGATTCTGATGATCCTGTGCAGTTTGTGACAGATCCATCTGTGGAGGACGTGTCTATCAAAGAAGTACACCTGCAAAAGGAGAGTCATGTTGACCTAGAAAATGAGAACTTTCAGCCATGCTATTCTGAAGTAACATACAATTCTGGTATTCATCTGCAGTCAGAAGTTGACCCACCTCAAGTAGCTTGCAAGGAAGCAGACCTTGAGAAGAAAGGACTTGACATAGAAGACAAGTGCAGTGAATCTTGTGAGCCTGAAGTGCTCTATGACTCTGATGTCTCTTTTCAGATACTAGTTAACCAGCTTCAAACTTCAGATGGAGAAGCAGATCCACCACAGGTGGTGTTTGTGGATGTGGTGTCCAGTGACAGTGACTGTGATCGGGAAGTCATTTCTGATGCCAATATCCCTCTTCATCTAGGAACTGAGCCACCTCAGATGACTGTCAAAGAAAGCAGTGAGATAAACCCAGATTCTGTTGGTTCTGCGGCAGTAGAAAAGTACTACTGTAAATTCTGTGGTTGTGATTATGAAGCCTTTCAGTCACTGACAAACCAATCCAAGGAaagtttcaaaataataaatcgaAAGAATGACTATATTATTCTGGGAGATTCCACTTGTCCATCTTGTGGTCATGAACTCAGTTTCAATGTTGATGTCTCTGATCAGCCCACTACTTCCCAGTTACAAGGGCCTGGTCGTACTTATACTGTCACAGAAAATAGGAGCAATGGCTCTAATTGTCTTAAAAGGAATTATAGTTTTGAAGACACTACTCAGCCAACAACTCACCAACTACAGGAAAGTGGTGAAGACATCAATCTGTGGAAAGATCCAAAAAATGTTGCCTTTCAAGATAGCTGGGAAGCCTGTAGTTTTGCAGGAGACCGTGCTGCCTATGCTGTGTCTGTGATCCGCCCGACAGCTGTGCAGGACAACACTTGGACATATCTGTCTGTGAGCCCTAACTCTTACGGATCTGAGCTGAATTTTCAGTATAATTCCTTGTTTCAGTCTGACACTGATGGACCTTATCCTGCTAAAAGACTACGCCAGCGTAAGAGGGTAACATTTGACTTGAGAGTAACTAAGTATGAATATCCACCAAACCCTTTGTACCGCAGGGCAGAAGCGGGAAAGGTTGCAAAAGGTGGTCCTAATAAACTGGCTCGTGGAGCCTCACGTCAGGTACCTCCTTCATATGTTGGAAAAAGATGTTCTCAGATGAGAGAAGATGatgtgaaaacaaacacacaggatTTTCAAGGCCATCACAGTGACTGTGATGGCGGCTCTGAGACCCAGAACGTTATTTTGGGTGAAGAAGGAAAGACTACCTCGTCTGACCTTAATCAGAACAATTCAACATCAATTCAATATGTTGAAGGCCAAGTTGGAGACACCGGTGACTTTTCAGTGACCTTAGGTAAGCCATCTGATTCCCTAGCAGAGGGCCATCATCCGCAACATGGGCATGTGGCATATCAGAACCAGGTAGGAGGAGTCAGATGTGGAACTCAAGCACGTtctgggaagaagaggaaaatgacagaagatgatgatgatgaagattcaCCAAAAAGGAAGCATTTCCAATAtgatagccagaaaaaaaaaaaagccgaaaCGGAGACAACTGAGTTACCTGCCCCACAAGCTCAAGTTTTAGAGCCTGTACAGCCTGATTCCTTGGTCTAcatattttcttctctaagtATGAAGGAAGATCAGTCTTTGAACCCACCCAAAACGAAGCGTGGCAGTGGCAGTGATTTACGATTCATATACAGTTGTAAAGAGCATACCTTTTCTGGCCCACTACGTAAGAAAACTGTGATTAATGCTCCACAGAACCTAAAGGTACCAGACTCTGACAGACATGAGGTAGCGCCACAGAACCTAAAGGTACCAGACTCTGACAGACATGAGGTAGCTCCACAGAGCCTAAAGGTACCAGACTCTGACAGACATGAGGTAGCTCCACAGAACCTAAAGGTACCAGACTCTGACAGACATGAGGTAGCTCCACAGAACCTAAAGGTACCAGACTCTGACAGACATGAGGTAGCTCCACAGAACCTAAAGGTACCAGACTCTGACAGACATGAGGTAGCTCCACAGAACCTAAAGGCACCAGACTCTGACAGACATGAGGTAGCTCCACAGAACCTAAAGGTACCAGACTCTGACAGACATGAGGTAGCTCCACAGACCCTAAAGGTACCAGACTCTGACAGACATGAGGTAGCTCCACAGACCCTAAAGGTACCAGACTCTGACAGACATGAGGTAGTTGGCACTGATCTTAAAAGGCGTGATTCAAGGTCCAATGCAGGAGAGAGTGGTGCCAACAGACAAAACTTAGCTTCAACATCTTCAGTGACAATGCCAAAAAGATCTGTGTTTAGGCTCTACGGGAGCAGTCAGTCTTCATTTCTAAGAAGTTCAGATGTGGGTGCTCCTGAAGTTATAAAGACTACTTTCGAGCAGCCTCCTGTAAAATGTGACAGTGCCAAAAAATGTCTCAGATCAGTTGGAAAGGGGTCTTttgaaagtaaaaatgaaaagaagtttTGGAAAAAGAAGATGGTGGTAGCTGCAAGTACAGCATGCTGTATCAAAAATGCTTGTAAAAC